DNA sequence from the Cyanobacteriota bacterium genome:
ACAAGTTGTAGTAATGGATGCTGATCCTGAGCTTGCTTGCTGCTACGCGGCTGTTGATAGAATGGATATGGCAAGTAATCTGGTTGCTCCAGCAAAGCGTCAACTTGAGGGCTACTCGGGAAATATCTATGAAGAACTTTTGAAGCGCAATTTTATTCCATCTGTCACTCCAATCATTCGCAAAAAATATATTGAGATGGTAGGTAAACAAAATACAGAGTTTATTCCTTATGAGGATTGGGATTTTTGGTTACGCCTTGCTCGTATCGGTAAGTTTGAGCATATCAAGGAACCTCTTGGTTCTTATCGTTTGCATCCTGGACAGTCGGTGCAGAATGTAAAAGCTCACAAGATTGAAGAAGTGACATTTAAAGTCCTTGATGCTAATACGCCAAACACAAATGAGGCCTATAGTCTGGCTTACCTGCGTTGCGCTTACTGGTATATCATTGCTGGTGATCTCAAGGCAGCTAGAGACAGATTGCGTAAGTCACTAGAGAGAAACGCCAAAAGACTATATGATTGTAGATGGTGGGGCTTGTACTTGATGAGCTTTGCTAAAACAATAATGCCTGATACTGTAAACAAGTTTTTGGGCTCCTTCCATTGATGCAAGACAAAATACTTAGATTAATACTTCGCACTCTAACTTATGCTGGCAATATCTTCCCGCAGTTTTGTATTTGTTGTTTGCTTTTGTATCTTGATTTTAAACAAGGCTATCAAGTGGGTTCGATCTGGTTTTGGGGTTATGCTG
Encoded proteins:
- a CDS encoding glycosyltransferase, with product MPRVSVVVPSYNRGDYISETIESILAQTFADFELIVIDDGSTDNTESIVKAFADKDSRVKYFKQANSERAVARSYGMSLSEGEFVCLVDSDDTWYLHKLEKQVVVMDADPELACCYAAVDRMDMASNLVAPAKRQLEGYSGNIYEELLKRNFIPSVTPIIRKKYIEMVGKQNTEFIPYEDWDFWLRLARIGKFEHIKEPLGSYRLHPGQSVQNVKAHKIEEVTFKVLDANTPNTNEAYSLAYLRCAYWYIIAGDLKAARDRLRKSLERNAKRLYDCRWWGLYLMSFAKTIMPDTVNKFLGSFH